A genomic stretch from Flavobacterium humidisoli includes:
- a CDS encoding DUF4372 domain-containing protein: MIFLAKSIFERLITKYFGNKSVKYFTCKKQRQCMLFGQLSSRKNLR; the protein is encoded by the coding sequence TTGATTTTTCTAGCAAAAAGCATTTTTGAAAGGCTTATAACAAAATATTTCGGCAATAAAAGTGTTAAATATTTTACTTGTAAGAAACAACGTCAATGTATGCTTTTTGGTCAATTATCATCTCGTAAAAACTTGAGATAA